The sequence CAGATTCTGAGGGCGACTCAGAACTTCTCACCTTCATTTAAGTTAGGCGAAGGAGGATTTGGGATGGTCTACAGGGCTGTATTACCAGATGGCCATGTTGTTGCAGTCAAGAGAGCTAAAAAGGTAGTTCAATGCTGTCTTATGTCTTATTTTTTGCTTGTTACTAATTAAATTATCTTGACTATTCTCATTCATAACTTGCTTCACTATCCTGAGTTCAATTTCATTCCTCACCAACTTATGTTGGCTGCTCATGTTTATTTCACTATATTCGatcaaatttagaactttttgatgattgatttgTAGCACAGCTCAATAGCTACTAGAGTTCTTCTAGTAATTTACCTGGCAACTAACTATGGATCAAGTTCTTTTGGTTTCTGCTATGCTACGTATAATGAGTTTTACTACTTTTTACAGGATCAGTTTGCAGGTCCGAGAGACGAGTTCAGCAACGAAGTGGAGTTGCTTGCTAAGATAGACCACCGAAATTTGGTGAGGTTACTGGGTTTTACTGATAAAGGAAATGAGCGTATTATCATCACTGAGTACGTTCCAAATGGCACTCTGAGAGAACATCTGGATGGTAAATTGTACTTCccatttcgttctcttcaattttcaattttcatttTAAGAGCTTCAATGTTTATATGGGTTCCTTCATTCCGCAGGTCAACATGGAAGAGTCCTTGATTTTAATCAGCGCCTAGAAATTGCAATCGATGTTGCTCATGCGCTTACTTATCTGCATCTGTATGCAGGTAGGTTATCTACTGTCTTTCTCACAACATACCTAATTGTGTAAATATCGTTGCAATGTGCTTTTTTGTATTTTATTCAGTAGTTTCCACTGTTTTGCCTCAGAAATGTGCCAGCAGGTTCAGCAAAGTAATATTTCTGTTTCTGATGCCATTATCATTATCCAGTAATTATATGGAATTGAATGAAATTTTTGTGAGAAATTAAAACATTTAATTCAGGAGAAATGTTTTGTCCACTGAATTATATGATTGCATCATGTGGACTAAAGATACCATAATTTGTTTTCTTTGGCATTGGTTATACCCAGTTCCAatgttttttttcaattaaGATTGTTTTGGTTGATGTTGTGGAAGGACTGAGAACTTTTATATTGTGAACAGAGAAGACAATAATTCATCGTGACGTGAAGTCATCAAACATCCTGCTGACTGACAGCTACCGGGCCAAGGTGTCTGACTTTGGATTTGCAAGAAGTGGCCCCAGTGACACAGAGAAGACACACATATCAACGAAAGTCAAAGGAACAGCTGGCTACCTTGACCCTGAGTACCTGAGAACGTACCAGCTGACTCCTAAGAGTGATGTCTTCTCCTTCGGCATATTGCTTGTAGAAATTATTTCTGCTCGCCGACCTGTAGAGCTAAAGCGGACCCCTGAAGAGAGGATCACTATCAGATGGGTATGTATGGATGACTTCTTTCATTTCCAGTGGTGTACTTGAACTAAAATTAGAGGCTAGCGTCAAGCTACAATTTTGCAATTGTCCTAGTTGAAGGGATGCGCTTAACATAAAAGGCCACGCTTCTTCATGCAACTCTGGTACAGAGTGAGTGTTAGGGACTGGGCATTGGCCTGGGGCCACTGGTTCAGCGGAGCACAagggcagcagcagcacgccATCTAGAGAAGATAAGGGCTAGTCGGTTGGTTTGTTAGCATCCTTGGTTAGTCAGTAAGTCAGCTTGTTAGATGGTTTGTTAGATAAAATCATTTAGCTGAATCTGTTAGCTAGTTGTTAGGAGCCGGCCTATAAAAGAAAGGCATATGGCAAGCTGTAGGATTAAGCAAGAAGAAACCCTAAAGAGCAGTCAGAGCCTTCGAGAGGAGGGTGACTAGCCGGTTTCTTCCTGCTATTCCATCTACCCTAATCCATCCATATCAGTGAGTCTAATTAACATCACAGTGGTTTCAGTTGGGTATTGTGTCAATACAGTTAATTTTATATGTAATTGCATGAAAACAGAACCACTAGCTAGATTACCTTTAATAAGTTCATTTATCTGCTTTTCACTCTCTTTCGCCAATCTTGAGAAAACTGAGTACAAAAACTTTATATTTGTGCAGACTTTCAAGAAATTTAATGAAGGAAACATCAGAGAGATATTGGACCCGTTGCTGGAGGATCATGTTGATGATGAGGTGCTTGAAAAGATCCTCAGCTTGGCGTTCCAGTGTGCTGCTCCGACGCGGGAGGACCGTCCGACTATGAAGGAAGTCGGGGAGCAGCTGTGGGAAATAAGGAAAGAGTACGGAAAGAGCGTCAGGAAGGTGTGAAGATTATGGAGGATATCAGCTCTTTCAAGGCTTTCCTTCAACTACTTCCCAAGCATGCAAATTCTTCGCACCATTGTATGCATATCTTATGAATATGTTTCTGACCTGACAAATGTGGTCTGAGCAATATACAGAGTGGGATAGCATCTCCAGCAATTTGTATTTTCCTTGTCTATCTGTTTGCAGTGTGCTCCATGGAGTTACAATTCTTTTAGTGAATGTATATCTGGGAGTTCTCACATTTCTTGTTACAATTTAAGTGAATTGGAACAGGATATAATCAAATGAAATAGGCTCTAATTGggcaaaagagagaaaaaaaggaacaatATGCCACTGATGCACATCTATTAAAACTACAGGCACTGTTCAAGGAAAGCAATGTCGCTGGGCAATCAAGTATTCTCTTTTAGCTTTATATTAAAGGATTTTACTGTAGTAATATACATTACAACATGGTAACTTCCTTTGATTCTCATGGTAGGCATTTGATTGTATACCACAAATCAAGGAATTATGTTGAGATAATGACTCCCTGTTGTTAAATTTATCTGCTGATTTAAGTATATTCAGCGTCAAGGTCAACTTATCTTAGTTTTGTACGCCCAGATGTGCAAACATGTTTAACTCTCATCTTGCTACGATGAGTTACATCTTGATTTGTAAGTTCTTTGGTAATATGTGCGATATGTGAGTGCAAGTGATGAATATTGACATTAGCAACTATGTACAAAATTTCTTGCTGGAGGCATATTAACTAACCAAGTGTGAGAGTGTCTTGGTATGCCTCTTGAAGTTAGCAGCACTAAATTAATTGACCTGGCAATGGCAGTTCAAACCCTGGTGCATCTTGCTGGTATAAATTCCAGGTTGGCTATGTACCGACAAGAATTGAAGAAGTATTCACATTTCTAAATAATCTTGCTGGATCTATTTACGAAAATGTTGTGAATATGTAATTCAGTTGATGCAATACAAGGCTGTACAATAATTTACGGAGAGCATTTTGGATCAAATGAAACCAGTATATAGAAATTGCAACGTTTTTATGATATTCTACTGTGTCTATAACCGAAATTATATGTTAATTTTGTAACCCGCGCAACGTGCAGGGTTTCCTGCTAGTTTAAAGTACAACAAATGATGCGGTAGCTGTACATCTGGATTCCTTGACTCCTTCAAGTAAGTGACTGTTTGGTAGAACTTCCTGATTAGCTTTCAAAGTAAATTCAGtgaaaact is a genomic window of Phragmites australis chromosome 17, lpPhrAust1.1, whole genome shotgun sequence containing:
- the LOC133896822 gene encoding calmodulin-binding receptor-like cytoplasmic kinase 3, encoding MSPWALLPSLLLLLCCSSVAIASTSEPTLSRAACGDEQVAVLGASGGLLNLSVNGNLVQDRVVGCEKLRSYFRSGCLRCDELSDAWRGAVKQYCGEGSESSYAQNVTRKLLRQPTANSAKIDYDPCQSMSLHENNQHTNDSSEKEGHLLVVPGVILLCCGLMFPCFHAERKEASRHHTATIERNAVESISSFEVSTSAEKVPPTPHRIPPSPSRFAPSPQIARVGSVDLTLQQILRATQNFSPSFKLGEGGFGMVYRAVLPDGHVVAVKRAKKDQFAGPRDEFSNEVELLAKIDHRNLVRLLGFTDKGNERIIITEYVPNGTLREHLDGQHGRVLDFNQRLEIAIDVAHALTYLHLYAEKTIIHRDVKSSNILLTDSYRAKVSDFGFARSGPSDTEKTHISTKVKGTAGYLDPEYLRTYQLTPKSDVFSFGILLVEIISARRPVELKRTPEERITIRWTFKKFNEGNIREILDPLLEDHVDDEVLEKILSLAFQCAAPTREDRPTMKEVGEQLWEIRKEYGKSVRKV